In Myxococcus stipitatus, the following are encoded in one genomic region:
- a CDS encoding terminase large subunit domain-containing protein yields MARDTRCSRFSVLVDQLSPDESPASFLVKQARTRQGLARLFGRLTHPEVETLVHDLDFWARREQMPPASFATCFIMAGRGFGKTWSGARWVIQKAREAKTIGALIGPTAADVRDTMIRGSSGILALSPPWFMPVYEPSKRRVTWPNGVYAICYSADKPDRLRGPNCGWAWGDEPASWKHEMAALDQLPMVLRIGSAANPPQLLLTGTPRPLRKLEELLFSDAEAKTLRPGVVLRTGSSLANRANLAPSAVATMRALMNTRWGQQEVLGKLLMDVPGAIFGSARWGRVDADAHEYARALDRRIVSVDPAPTSETGSDETGIVVQGVRSSPLLGTDGSPLKRVSVLKDASLRGSPREWAAAAIREYLAFECDALVAEVNSGGEMVETTIQTVAAEMGVHVNVKPVRAREAKSKRAEPVSALAETGRIEFVGTFPKLELQLSKFSGVNGRRDDRVDALLWGVHELVFADSFFCL; encoded by the coding sequence ATGGCTCGTGACACGCGATGCTCGCGTTTCTCGGTGCTGGTGGACCAGCTCTCCCCGGATGAGTCCCCGGCCAGCTTCCTGGTGAAACAGGCTCGCACTCGCCAGGGACTCGCGCGTCTCTTCGGGCGGCTGACCCATCCCGAGGTGGAGACGCTCGTTCACGACCTGGACTTCTGGGCGCGTCGCGAACAGATGCCGCCAGCCTCGTTCGCCACGTGTTTCATCATGGCGGGCCGGGGTTTCGGCAAGACCTGGTCGGGCGCTCGGTGGGTGATTCAGAAGGCCCGCGAGGCGAAGACGATTGGCGCGCTCATCGGCCCCACTGCGGCGGACGTGCGAGACACCATGATTCGCGGCTCCAGCGGCATCCTTGCCCTGTCGCCCCCGTGGTTCATGCCGGTGTACGAGCCCAGCAAGCGGCGCGTCACGTGGCCCAACGGCGTCTACGCCATCTGCTACTCGGCGGATAAGCCGGACCGGTTGCGCGGGCCTAACTGCGGCTGGGCCTGGGGTGATGAGCCCGCGTCCTGGAAGCATGAAATGGCGGCGCTGGACCAGCTCCCGATGGTGCTGCGCATTGGCTCCGCTGCGAACCCGCCCCAGCTCCTCCTGACGGGGACACCTCGCCCGTTGCGGAAGCTGGAGGAGCTGCTCTTCTCCGACGCGGAAGCGAAGACCCTCCGGCCCGGGGTGGTGCTGCGCACGGGCTCGTCACTGGCCAACCGCGCCAACCTGGCGCCCAGTGCCGTGGCCACCATGCGCGCGCTGATGAACACGCGCTGGGGGCAACAGGAGGTGCTCGGCAAGCTGCTGATGGATGTGCCAGGCGCCATCTTTGGCTCGGCGCGGTGGGGGCGCGTGGATGCGGATGCCCATGAGTACGCGCGAGCGCTGGACCGGCGGATTGTGTCAGTGGACCCCGCGCCCACCAGTGAGACGGGCTCGGACGAGACGGGCATCGTCGTCCAGGGAGTGAGAAGCAGTCCGCTCCTTGGGACGGATGGCTCGCCGCTGAAACGTGTCTCGGTGCTCAAGGACGCGAGCCTCCGGGGCTCGCCACGCGAGTGGGCTGCCGCCGCAATCCGTGAGTACCTCGCCTTCGAGTGTGACGCCCTGGTGGCCGAGGTGAATTCGGGCGGGGAGATGGTGGAGACGACGATTCAGACGGTGGCCGCGGAGATGGGCGTCCACGTCAACGTGAAGCCGGTGCGTGCCCGCGAGGCCAAGAGCAAACGTGCCGAGCCAGTGAGCGCGTTGGCCGAGACGGGGCGCATCGAGTTTGTGGGCACCTTCCCCAAGCTCGAGCTCCAGCTCTCGAAGTTCAGCGGCGTGAACGGCCGCCGCGATGACCGCGTGGATGCCCTGCTGTGGGGCGTCCACGAGTTGGTGTTCGCGGATTCCTTCTTCTGTCTGTGA
- a CDS encoding phage portal protein has translation MGFWDRMKAAVSREPRKGTGLELARWQQAPPRRGTAQLLAAYREMPWLRACVDVVADSVAGVQWRVYRRVQRDGQPVKDYALRSATREVRAGRLKAMLEAGEAQEVPDHPVLKLLSDPNDHLTGRSVTKLVQVSLDLVGEAFLVLERVGGVPVGFWPVPPSTVTRLPALDVPREQRTYTVTVGKLSRDIPASDVLHLRNLDPEDPLGRGIGPAYALGDELDTDEYVARFLKTSFWNNMLPPAIASIEGLSDANSAGARTFKESLAREHQGPDKAGKLLITSGKVTFARLDTSFKDMQLVELRRFLMDFVRMTFRVPPEIVGDISSSNKATAFAARENLAEQATLPRMEFLRTEYQMRLMTLLGDEGAILDYDSPVPADREHQLRVMGAMPEAFSYDEWRELAGLRPDPNRQGYPLPLPGQSVGEQSPTEIGGDSAESSSWG, from the coding sequence ATGGGTTTCTGGGACCGGATGAAGGCAGCGGTGAGTCGCGAGCCTCGCAAGGGGACAGGGCTGGAGCTGGCGCGCTGGCAACAGGCGCCGCCGCGCCGGGGAACCGCGCAGCTCCTCGCCGCGTACCGCGAGATGCCGTGGTTGCGCGCTTGTGTTGATGTCGTGGCCGACTCGGTGGCGGGCGTTCAATGGCGCGTCTATCGCCGTGTGCAGAGGGATGGGCAGCCTGTGAAGGACTACGCGCTCCGAAGTGCGACGCGCGAGGTCCGTGCCGGGCGGTTGAAGGCGATGCTGGAGGCGGGCGAGGCGCAAGAGGTTCCGGACCATCCTGTCCTCAAGCTGCTCTCGGACCCGAACGACCATCTCACCGGGCGCAGTGTGACGAAGCTCGTTCAGGTGTCCCTGGACCTGGTGGGCGAGGCGTTCCTGGTGCTGGAGCGCGTGGGCGGCGTGCCGGTGGGTTTCTGGCCGGTGCCTCCGAGCACCGTCACGAGGTTGCCCGCGCTGGACGTGCCCCGAGAGCAGCGCACGTACACCGTGACGGTGGGTAAGTTGTCGCGAGACATCCCGGCCAGCGACGTGTTGCACCTGCGCAACCTGGACCCCGAGGACCCGCTGGGACGCGGCATCGGCCCCGCCTATGCGTTGGGGGATGAGCTGGACACGGACGAGTACGTGGCTCGGTTCCTCAAGACGTCCTTCTGGAACAACATGCTGCCGCCCGCCATCGCCTCAATTGAGGGCCTGTCCGATGCGAATAGCGCGGGCGCGCGTACCTTCAAGGAATCACTGGCCCGAGAGCACCAGGGGCCGGACAAGGCGGGGAAGCTCCTCATCACCAGCGGGAAGGTGACGTTTGCTCGCCTGGACACGAGCTTCAAGGACATGCAGTTGGTGGAGCTGCGCCGCTTCCTCATGGACTTCGTCCGCATGACGTTCAGGGTGCCCCCTGAAATCGTCGGAGACATCTCCAGCTCGAACAAGGCCACTGCCTTCGCGGCGAGGGAAAACCTTGCCGAGCAGGCGACCTTGCCGCGCATGGAGTTTCTCCGCACCGAGTACCAGATGCGGCTGATGACGCTGCTGGGCGATGAGGGGGCAATCCTCGATTACGACAGCCCCGTGCCCGCTGACCGTGAGCACCAGCTCCGCGTCATGGGGGCCATGCCGGAGGCATTTAGCTATGATGAGTGGCGAGAGTTGGCGGGTCTTCGTCCAGACCCGAACCGGCAGGGGTATCCGTTGCCTTTGCCGGGACAATCAGTGGGTGAACAATCGCCTACAGAGATAGGTGGCGATTCCGCTGAGTCGAGTTCATGGGGATAG